A genome region from Primulina eburnea isolate SZY01 chromosome 9, ASM2296580v1, whole genome shotgun sequence includes the following:
- the LOC140841813 gene encoding SKP1-like protein 1A: protein MSSADASQKIIVLKSSDGETFEVEELVALESQTIKHMIEDNCADTTIPLPNVTSRILAKVIEYCKKHVEAASKSDADGGMCSSDKVVDDELKAFDTEFVKVDQGTLFDLILAANYLNIKSLLDLTCQTVADMIKGKTPEEIRKTFNIKNDFTPEEEEEVRRENAWAFE from the exons ATGTCTTCCGCTGACGCTTCTCAGAAGATTATCGTGCTGAAGAGTTCCGACGGGGAGACGTTCGAAGTTGAGGAGTTGGTGGCGCTGGAATCGCAAACCATTAAGCATATGATCGAGGATAACTGCGCTGATACGACTATACCTTTACCCAACGTTACATCCAGGATCTTGGCCAAAGTGATCGAGTATTGCAAGAAACACGTGGAAGCCGCATCTAAATCCGATGCCGACGGTGGGATGTGCTCCTCCGACAAAGTCGTTGACGATGAACTGAAGGCGTTTGATACTGAGTTTGTGAAGGTTGATCAGGGCACGCTGTTTGATCTTATCTTG GCTGCAAACTACTTGAACATTAAGAGCCTGCTTGACCTAACTTGTCAAACTGTTGCCGACATGATCAAAGGAAAGACGCCAGAGGAAATTCGTAAGacatttaacataaaaaatgacTTCACCCCAGAAGAAGAAGAGGAGGTTCGAAGGGAGAATGCATGGGCATTTGAATGA
- the LOC140841814 gene encoding aquaporin PIP2-7 produces MTKEVSEEGHVHHPGKDYVDPPPAPLLDLAELKLWSFYRAIIAEFIATLLFLYVTVATVIGHNKLSAADQCDGVGILGIAWAFGGMIFILVYCTAGISGGHINPAVTFGLFLARKVSLIRALGYMLAQCLGAICGVGLVKAFMKSFYNRLGGGANFVQPGYNKGTGLGAEIIGTFVLVYTVFSATDPKRSARDSHVPVLAPLPIGFAVFMVHLATIPITGTGINPARSLGAAVIYNRQKIWDDQWIFWVGPFVGALAAAAYHQYILRAAAIKALGSFRSNPTN; encoded by the exons ATGACAAAGGAAGTGAGTGAAGAGGGGCATGTCCACCACCCGGGGAAGGACTATGTGGACCCTCCGCCGGCGCCGCTTCTTGATTTGGCGGAGCTCAAGCTGTGGTCCTTTTACAGAGCAATCATCGCGGAGTTCATCGCCACCCTGCTCTTCCTGTATGTTACAGTCGCCACCGTGATTGGACACAACAAGCTTAGCGCCGCCGACCAATGCGACGGCGTTGGGATCCTTGGTATTGCGTGGGCCTTTGGCGGCATGATCTTTATCCTCGTTTACTGCACCGCTGGGATTTCAG GTGGCCACATTAACCCAGCTGTGACATTTGGGTTGTTTCTGGCGAGAAAGGTGTCTTTGATCAGAGCTTTGGGTTACATGTTAGCACAGTGCTTGGGCGCCATCTGTGGCGTCGGCTTAGTGAAAGCTTTCATGAAAAGCTTCTACAATAGGCTGGGGGGTGGCGCTAACTTTGTGCAGCCAGGATACAACAAGGGCACCGGTCTAGGCGCCGAGATAATCGGAACCTTCGTGCTTGTTTACACCGTTTTCTCCGCCACCGACCCCAAGAGGAGTGCCCGTGACTCTCACGTCCCT GTTTTGGCTCCACTTCCAATTGGTTTCGCAGTTTTCATGGTCCACTTGGCCACCATCCCCATCACCGGGACCGGCATCAACCCAGCCAGAAGCTTAGGAGCCGCCGTGATTTACAACCGGCAGAAAATATGGGATGACCAA TGGATTTTCTGGGTTGGGCCATTCGTGGGAGCGTTGGCTGCGGCAGCGTACCACCAATATATCCTGAGAGCCGCCGCCATTAAGGCTTTGGGATCTTTCAGGAGCAACCCCACCAACTGA